The following proteins come from a genomic window of Halorussus halophilus:
- a CDS encoding helix-turn-helix domain-containing protein produces the protein MSVVAEFRTVSEELVLSPTLRTVPEITVEVEREFATDPERPILFFWAHGGWFDRFESELHADPSVTDVVRLDVVEDGSAVELSRYDGSGDGECRLYRAQLTDHPVTLYPVYVGLGAAMLELVGSGDRWDAKMRFPSRDALSEFRQHCLDEDVEFSLKRLYGPESSTSGTDDELTDRQREALRLALDHGYFEVPRETPLSALGDELNVSDQAVSERIRRGVRSVVADSLGEKES, from the coding sequence ATGAGTGTAGTCGCCGAATTTCGGACAGTCTCCGAAGAGTTAGTACTCTCTCCGACGCTCCGCACAGTCCCCGAGATAACTGTCGAGGTCGAACGAGAGTTCGCAACCGACCCGGAACGCCCGATTCTGTTCTTCTGGGCCCACGGCGGGTGGTTCGACCGCTTCGAATCCGAGTTGCACGCCGACCCGAGCGTCACCGACGTGGTTCGTCTCGACGTAGTCGAAGACGGGTCGGCGGTCGAACTGTCTCGATACGACGGCAGTGGCGACGGCGAGTGTCGCCTGTACCGCGCGCAGTTGACCGACCACCCCGTCACGCTGTACCCGGTCTACGTGGGTCTCGGTGCCGCCATGCTCGAACTGGTCGGGTCCGGCGACAGGTGGGACGCGAAGATGCGGTTCCCCTCCCGCGACGCGCTATCGGAGTTTCGCCAGCACTGTCTCGACGAAGACGTCGAGTTCTCGCTCAAGCGACTGTACGGGCCGGAATCATCGACGAGCGGAACCGACGACGAGTTGACCGACCGCCAGCGAGAAGCACTCCGACTAGCACTTGACCACGGCTACTTCGAAGTGCCGCGAGAGACGCCACTCTCTGCGCTCGGCGACGAGTTGAACGTCTCGGACCAAGCGGTGTCAGAGCGCATCCGCCGCGGCGTCCGCTCCGTCGTCGCCGACAGCTTAGGTGAGAAAGAAAGCTGA
- a CDS encoding WD40/YVTN/BNR-like repeat-containing protein: MTLLAGTWDGVYRTTGPRFDAAEQVLDCGRVLRVRQFDAFDGVFAATKSGLYHSTDDGDSWTDLDVPREEVYSVVGSPDGDRLYAGTHPAHLYVSESGEEREDDSRSWRELESFQDLPSREEWYTPRHRNEAHVRSLGAHLDVPERVIAGVEVGGVHVSDDRGETWEERKDGVHDDVHHVLVRGPDHYVASCGGGLYRTRDAGESWTRLDDSLDQTYFREAFAHDGVLYAAAARSSPGTWRGERGADAALFESVDDGDSFDVVEYPGHPEEVVLSWTVGDDTIVAGTNDGGVILRDGGEWVEGGRVEAGVAALCAL; this comes from the coding sequence ATGACGCTCCTCGCTGGAACGTGGGACGGGGTGTATCGAACAACTGGGCCCCGGTTCGACGCGGCCGAACAGGTACTCGACTGCGGCCGGGTCCTCCGCGTCCGTCAGTTCGACGCCTTCGACGGCGTGTTCGCCGCGACAAAGTCGGGACTCTACCACTCGACGGACGACGGCGATTCGTGGACGGACCTCGACGTGCCGCGCGAAGAAGTGTACTCGGTGGTCGGCAGTCCCGACGGCGACCGACTCTACGCGGGCACGCATCCCGCGCACCTCTACGTCTCCGAGAGTGGCGAAGAGAGAGAAGATGACAGTCGCTCGTGGCGCGAGTTGGAGTCGTTCCAAGACCTCCCCTCGCGCGAGGAGTGGTACACGCCGCGCCACCGCAACGAGGCACACGTTCGGAGTCTGGGCGCGCACCTGGACGTACCAGAGCGCGTGATAGCAGGCGTGGAAGTCGGCGGTGTCCACGTGAGCGACGACAGGGGTGAGACGTGGGAAGAGCGCAAGGACGGAGTCCACGACGACGTACACCACGTACTCGTGCGCGGGCCGGACCACTACGTGGCTTCCTGTGGCGGTGGCCTCTATCGGACACGAGATGCTGGCGAGAGTTGGACGCGCCTCGACGACAGCCTCGACCAGACGTACTTCCGCGAAGCGTTCGCGCACGACGGCGTGCTGTACGCCGCGGCGGCGCGCTCCTCGCCGGGCACGTGGCGCGGCGAGCGCGGCGCGGACGCCGCGCTCTTCGAGTCTGTGGACGACGGGGATAGCTTTGACGTGGTCGAGTACCCCGGCCACCCCGAGGAAGTCGTGCTGTCGTGGACGGTCGGAGATGATACTATCGTCGCCGGGACAAACGACGGTGGCGTGATTCTCCGCGACGGTGGAGAGTGGGTCGAAGGCGGCCGGGTCGAGGCTGGGGTTGCGGCGCTCTGCGCGTTGTAG
- a CDS encoding esterase/lipase family protein — MRSPDDSNVDATRRRFLKATGVTAVGLAGFTGSAAAFEGDDGDITGPADFPRATTRGHFDIHWWYGDQLTDGHTAWDYSTVGDIPGYGSSADPDEVMISIHGWLVEKSAAPDHFQTIKTSLRNNGYDQPVIGFSYDSDTSTTDWWPATDIAERNGKKLANFIRYYRSQTGADVRLIGHSLGGRVLVSTLKELNGLGEQDSIESATLLGAAADNDAVSVSGEYGDDIAAVAGHVDNYWKDEDDVLNWAYSTGEFDSAVGEEGCEGTPPANYTDHNVNYVPDHFSYHEPGDGCMSEVVSNF, encoded by the coding sequence ATGCGCTCACCAGACGATTCCAACGTAGACGCGACGCGACGACGATTCCTGAAAGCGACCGGCGTCACCGCAGTGGGGCTCGCCGGATTCACCGGCTCTGCCGCGGCGTTCGAGGGCGACGACGGCGACATCACCGGTCCCGCCGACTTCCCACGAGCGACCACGCGCGGACACTTCGACATCCACTGGTGGTACGGCGACCAGTTGACCGACGGCCACACCGCGTGGGACTACAGCACCGTCGGCGACATCCCCGGCTACGGCAGTAGCGCCGACCCGGACGAAGTGATGATTTCGATTCACGGCTGGCTGGTCGAGAAGTCGGCCGCCCCGGACCACTTCCAGACTATCAAGACCTCGCTTCGGAACAACGGCTACGACCAGCCGGTCATCGGCTTCAGCTACGACTCGGACACTAGCACGACCGACTGGTGGCCGGCGACTGACATCGCCGAACGCAACGGCAAGAAACTCGCCAACTTCATCCGGTACTACCGCTCTCAGACCGGTGCCGACGTGCGACTCATCGGCCACTCGCTCGGTGGCAGGGTGCTGGTCTCGACGCTGAAGGAACTCAACGGACTCGGCGAGCAGGACTCCATCGAGTCCGCCACGCTCCTCGGCGCGGCCGCGGACAACGACGCTGTGTCGGTCAGCGGCGAGTACGGTGACGACATCGCCGCCGTCGCCGGTCACGTGGACAACTACTGGAAGGACGAAGACGACGTGCTGAACTGGGCGTACTCGACCGGCGAGTTCGACTCGGCAGTCGGCGAGGAAGGCTGTGAGGGCACCCCGCCAGCGAACTACACCGACCACAACGTCAACTACGTGCCGGACCACTTCTCGTACCACGAACCCGGCGACGGCTGTATGTCGGAAGTCGTCTCGAACTTCTAA
- a CDS encoding MBL fold metallo-hydrolase has product MTIHSDWGDWLPRAVAEAAPDGVAVWYLGCNGFVLKAEQTTIYIDPYLGVGDPPRTTRMIPVPFDPEDVTEADAVLATHEHTDHVDGPSQAPILANTGANYYAPDDSLAVARDDENWTDEWNVSDDQFEEIEEGDSFEVGAFTIHVEPAHDPDATHPVSYVVEYEDATFFHGGDTKPSDEFARIGETYDIDLGVLAFGTVGNIPDKQTGEPTRTRWYNDENQAVEAASDLQFDRFLPSHWDMWKGMTSDPKVLHHHAKSFEYPERLELVEIGDRVDL; this is encoded by the coding sequence ATGACGATTCACAGCGACTGGGGCGACTGGCTCCCGCGAGCAGTCGCCGAGGCAGCACCGGATGGCGTCGCAGTCTGGTATCTGGGCTGTAACGGCTTCGTCCTGAAGGCCGAGCAGACCACCATCTACATCGACCCGTACCTCGGCGTCGGTGACCCACCGCGAACCACGCGGATGATTCCGGTACCGTTCGACCCCGAAGACGTGACGGAGGCCGACGCCGTGCTGGCCACGCACGAACACACCGACCACGTTGACGGACCGAGTCAGGCTCCGATTCTGGCGAACACTGGCGCAAACTACTACGCGCCCGACGACAGCCTCGCAGTCGCTCGGGACGACGAGAACTGGACCGACGAGTGGAACGTGAGCGACGACCAGTTCGAGGAAATCGAGGAGGGCGACAGCTTCGAAGTCGGCGCGTTCACGATTCACGTCGAACCCGCCCACGACCCCGACGCGACCCATCCCGTGAGCTACGTCGTCGAGTACGAGGACGCGACCTTCTTCCACGGCGGCGACACCAAGCCCAGCGACGAGTTCGCACGAATCGGCGAGACGTACGACATCGACCTCGGCGTGCTGGCGTTCGGCACCGTGGGCAACATCCCGGACAAGCAGACCGGCGAACCGACGCGCACGCGCTGGTACAACGACGAGAATCAGGCCGTCGAGGCAGCCAGCGACCTGCAGTTCGACCGTTTCCTGCCGAGCCATTGGGACATGTGGAAGGGCATGACTTCGGACCCGAAGGTACTGCACCACCACGCGAAGAGCTTCGAGTATCCGGAGCGACTGGAACTCGTAGAAATCGGCGACAGAGTAGACCTCTAA
- a CDS encoding M23 family metallopeptidase, which translates to MTDTLRNDQPSVEQSDSLLRRLPDPTYLSLLFLLGIPGVFVPSLEWMQQFFLFGLFALWPVVRGFLPSPGSDENPTDWIQMGTQSGVRPLVSMVYIQFNPFVQAKGLLQLLGHVPILFRHRFRLPNPERFDQRVEYTLPVEGEWTVVNGGPTRDDSHSWGILTQRYAYDLVMTDEAGKSYEGDGDSPEEYYCFGEPVVAPADGVVVEASDGHRDYHRAGGWLDPRQRDLRGNWVTIEHADDEYSDLAHLREDSVEVSEGQRVERGQRIGRCGNSGNSTEPHLHFHVQDRPNFFLGMGLPVYFGDVRTSGRDGQETTHEHVYLERGQCVERAN; encoded by the coding sequence ATGACTGACACTTTGCGAAACGACCAACCGTCGGTCGAACAGTCCGACAGTCTGCTCCGTCGGCTTCCCGACCCGACGTACCTGAGTCTCCTGTTCTTGCTCGGGATTCCCGGCGTGTTCGTCCCCTCGCTGGAGTGGATGCAGCAGTTCTTCCTGTTCGGCCTGTTCGCACTCTGGCCGGTGGTTCGGGGGTTCCTACCGTCGCCGGGGAGCGACGAGAACCCAACCGACTGGATTCAGATGGGCACGCAGTCGGGCGTTCGCCCGCTCGTCTCGATGGTGTACATCCAGTTCAACCCCTTCGTCCAAGCGAAGGGACTGTTGCAGTTGCTCGGCCACGTTCCGATTCTCTTCCGTCACCGATTCCGGCTACCGAATCCGGAACGATTCGACCAACGAGTCGAGTACACCCTGCCGGTCGAAGGCGAGTGGACCGTCGTCAACGGCGGTCCGACGCGCGACGACTCCCACTCGTGGGGGATTCTCACCCAGCGATATGCCTACGACCTCGTGATGACAGACGAAGCGGGCAAGAGCTACGAGGGCGACGGCGACAGTCCAGAAGAGTACTACTGCTTCGGCGAACCAGTGGTCGCACCTGCCGACGGCGTCGTCGTGGAAGCCAGCGACGGCCACCGCGACTACCATCGCGCCGGTGGCTGGCTCGACCCGCGCCAGCGCGACCTGCGGGGCAACTGGGTCACCATCGAACACGCCGACGACGAGTACAGCGACCTCGCACACCTCCGAGAAGACAGCGTCGAAGTGTCCGAAGGCCAGCGCGTCGAGCGCGGACAGCGAATCGGCCGCTGTGGCAACTCCGGTAACTCCACCGAACCGCACCTCCACTTCCACGTCCAAGACCGCCCGAACTTCTTCCTCGGGATGGGCTTGCCCGTCTACTTCGGCGACGTGCGGACGAGCGGCCGAGACGGCCAAGAGACGACGCACGAACACGTCTACCTCGAACGCGGCCAGTGCGTCGAGCGCGCGAACTGA
- the hisF gene encoding imidazole glycerol phosphate synthase subunit HisF, which yields MTLTKRIIPCIDVDVDDEGNPAVYTGVNFEDLEYTGDPVEMARAYNEAGADEFVFLDITASAEGRETMLDTVSKVADEVFIPLTVGGGIRTTADIKETLRAGADKVSINSGAIANPDLIEEGAAAFGSQCIVISVDARRRFDEQGEHYAEVDGESCWFECTVKGGREGTGLDVVEWSKEAEERGAGELFVNSIDADGTKDGYDIPLTKAVCDAVSTPVIASSGCGGPEDMYEVFTDAGADAGLAASIFHFGEYSIRDVKEYLDQRGVPVRL from the coding sequence ATGACCCTCACGAAGCGAATCATCCCTTGCATCGACGTGGACGTAGACGACGAGGGCAACCCCGCCGTCTACACCGGCGTCAACTTCGAGGACTTAGAGTACACCGGCGACCCCGTGGAGATGGCGCGGGCCTACAACGAGGCCGGGGCCGACGAGTTCGTCTTCCTCGACATCACCGCCTCCGCGGAAGGCCGCGAGACGATGCTCGACACCGTCTCGAAAGTCGCCGACGAGGTGTTCATCCCGCTGACCGTCGGTGGCGGCATCCGAACGACGGCAGACATCAAAGAAACGCTACGCGCAGGCGCGGACAAGGTCTCGATCAATTCCGGCGCGATTGCGAACCCCGACCTCATCGAGGAGGGCGCGGCGGCGTTCGGTAGCCAGTGCATCGTCATCTCCGTGGACGCGCGCCGCCGATTCGACGAGCAGGGCGAACACTACGCCGAGGTAGACGGCGAGTCCTGCTGGTTCGAGTGTACAGTCAAAGGGGGCCGCGAAGGCACCGGACTCGACGTGGTGGAGTGGTCGAAAGAAGCAGAGGAACGGGGCGCAGGCGAGTTGTTCGTCAACTCCATCGACGCCGACGGGACGAAAGACGGCTACGACATCCCGCTGACGAAGGCCGTCTGCGACGCGGTCAGTACGCCCGTCATTGCCTCTTCGGGATGCGGCGGCCCGGAGGACATGTACGAGGTGTTCACCGACGCAGGCGCAGACGCCGGACTCGCGGCCTCTATCTTCCACTTCGGCGAGTACTCGATTCGGGACGTGAAGGAGTATCTCGACCAGCGCGGCGTCCCAGTGCGACTCTGA
- a CDS encoding METTL5 family protein, with product MRMKAALERRLSEVSGFADPKVEYEQYPTPADLAAHLVHLADVQGDLAGKTVVDLGTGTGILALGAATRNPARVLGVERDPEALSLARENEARFAPEVGVEWLLADATRPPLCLSDVTVLMNPPFGAQRGNVHADRAFLETVADIAAVSYSIHNEGSREFVEAFADDDDGEVTHAFRAELALAKQYDHQTSEREVIDAEVFRIEW from the coding sequence ATTCGCATGAAGGCCGCTCTGGAGCGCCGTCTCTCGGAAGTTTCGGGCTTCGCCGACCCGAAGGTCGAGTACGAGCAGTACCCGACGCCCGCCGACCTCGCGGCCCATCTGGTCCACCTCGCGGACGTGCAGGGGGACCTCGCAGGCAAGACAGTCGTCGATTTGGGGACCGGAACCGGCATACTCGCGCTCGGTGCGGCGACTCGCAATCCGGCCCGCGTTCTGGGCGTCGAACGCGACCCAGAGGCACTCTCACTGGCCCGCGAGAACGAGGCGCGATTCGCCCCCGAAGTCGGGGTCGAGTGGCTCCTCGCGGACGCGACTCGCCCACCGCTCTGTCTCTCAGATGTGACCGTTTTGATGAACCCGCCGTTCGGCGCACAGCGCGGTAACGTCCACGCCGACCGCGCGTTTCTAGAAACAGTCGCGGACATCGCGGCGGTCTCCTACTCGATTCACAACGAAGGTAGTCGGGAGTTCGTGGAGGCGTTCGCCGACGACGACGACGGTGAGGTGACCCACGCGTTTCGCGCAGAATTAGCCCTCGCCAAACAGTACGACCACCAGACGAGCGAGCGCGAAGTCATCGACGCCGAAGTCTTTCGAATAGAGTGGTGA
- a CDS encoding DUF7550 family protein has translation MDDHTDAHDDAHSGDEHGHDVEGLDRVTSPMQDFSMSQVGIGFAVMVVGVLVAFVVPFLAV, from the coding sequence ATGGACGACCACACTGACGCACACGACGACGCACACAGCGGTGACGAGCACGGCCACGACGTAGAGGGACTCGACCGCGTGACCTCCCCGATGCAGGACTTTTCGATGTCACAAGTCGGCATCGGCTTCGCGGTGATGGTCGTCGGCGTACTCGTCGCGTTCGTCGTTCCGTTTCTCGCGGTCTGA
- a CDS encoding DUF7351 domain-containing protein — protein sequence MAADWREAREPRPVGFADLRRRVGVRDSGRFRYHLQKLRGRFVEKTEEGYELTHAGMEVVTAILTGTYTERVSRGPTELDSDCFVCGEPALASYEDSVCHVTCANDHALFQWSVPPNAAEGATLTEIVELGELLAFQAIELALEGTCPNCYGPIETEVLLREDDPRPGFRAECDTCGGQVVGPVGFCLLVDPEVAAFCRRHGRTLRDRHVWELPFVQDGSTVSVLDSDPVRVEVGVAFDAETLHVTVDETGAVVATEK from the coding sequence TTGGCGGCCGACTGGCGCGAGGCCCGAGAACCGAGACCGGTCGGCTTCGCGGACCTGCGCAGGCGCGTCGGCGTCCGCGACTCCGGGCGATTTCGCTACCACCTCCAGAAACTTCGGGGCCGGTTCGTGGAGAAGACCGAGGAGGGCTACGAGTTGACCCACGCTGGCATGGAAGTCGTGACGGCCATCCTCACCGGGACGTACACCGAGCGCGTGTCGAGGGGACCGACCGAACTCGACAGCGACTGCTTCGTCTGTGGCGAACCAGCACTGGCGAGCTACGAGGACAGCGTCTGCCACGTCACCTGTGCGAACGACCACGCGCTCTTCCAGTGGAGCGTCCCGCCGAACGCCGCCGAGGGTGCGACGCTGACAGAAATTGTGGAGTTGGGGGAACTACTGGCGTTCCAAGCCATCGAGTTGGCTCTCGAAGGCACTTGTCCGAACTGCTACGGGCCCATCGAGACGGAAGTGCTACTTCGAGAGGATGACCCTCGGCCGGGGTTCCGCGCGGAGTGTGACACCTGTGGCGGACAAGTCGTCGGACCGGTCGGCTTCTGTCTCCTCGTAGACCCAGAAGTCGCCGCGTTCTGTCGTCGTCACGGTCGGACGCTCCGAGACCGACACGTCTGGGAGCTACCGTTCGTGCAGGACGGTTCGACTGTCTCTGTTCTCGACAGCGACCCCGTTCGCGTCGAAGTCGGCGTGGCGTTCGACGCGGAGACGCTCCACGTGACCGTGGACGAGACGGGGGCTGTCGTCGCCACAGAAAAGTAA
- a CDS encoding rhomboid family intramembrane serine protease produces MGQSLTWLPSPEQVAIPLAFLLSVVLVWVLDRPRGRWGRKVRSRFLLGVPWGTVVSVVAVVSVYLFVQQGWDHWFNPVTLPFSSWSYLYPTGWLLAPFSHNGASHLVGNMTSTLAVAPLAEYYFSHYPTKRGERSFGSWRTNPWIRAFVLFPVGVFVVGLATSIFAWGPIIGFSGVVFAFAGFAAVRYPLGAVVALSVQSLVRTVYLAMRDPVILGTARPGFNTPWWYGIAVQGHALGLFLGIVLGVALLYQRRERPSALRLWTGLTVMGTSMSLWALWWYRGESTYVLYRGLGIVFVVVVALLATLAARASDRSLPAVPTRRHASVGLASILVLGWALWRTLGAPAAFLQTVPIAGYEISALSLLFGTVFVAISAVGVVSSEKPLLPQTGITRKQTAYVALMLPLAVFAGVAIPVNMTDVQPSADAPGEGPTIDVNGYTVTYAESVPNEKVSVIDVSLFGETTDVQTSGVIVVNPDREIWARAVSKGQLAFTGRTGIRVGGVGWSEVVRVNRAGWKTVHGETAYQVWLKGPEMEGWRHTFASDPATAGPTLEHKDFAVVPQNGKFFLRLSENNSTVATAPMPAKGENVTIEGIEFERKGKQLFAETNGTRIRVAAKESYR; encoded by the coding sequence ATGGGCCAGTCCCTCACGTGGCTACCCTCGCCGGAACAAGTAGCCATCCCCCTCGCTTTTCTGCTGTCGGTCGTGCTGGTCTGGGTGCTCGATAGGCCGCGAGGACGCTGGGGACGGAAGGTTCGCTCGCGGTTCTTGCTGGGCGTGCCGTGGGGCACTGTGGTGTCTGTCGTCGCCGTCGTCTCGGTCTACCTGTTCGTTCAGCAAGGGTGGGACCACTGGTTCAATCCCGTCACGCTACCGTTCTCCTCGTGGTCGTATCTCTACCCGACTGGGTGGTTGCTCGCGCCGTTCTCGCACAACGGGGCCTCCCACCTCGTCGGCAACATGACCAGCACGCTCGCCGTCGCACCGCTCGCCGAGTACTACTTCAGTCACTACCCGACGAAGCGCGGTGAACGGAGCTTCGGGTCGTGGCGAACGAACCCGTGGATTCGTGCGTTCGTGCTCTTCCCGGTAGGCGTGTTCGTCGTCGGCCTCGCCACGAGCATCTTCGCGTGGGGTCCCATCATCGGCTTCTCGGGCGTCGTGTTCGCGTTCGCCGGATTCGCGGCGGTTCGATACCCCCTCGGCGCAGTCGTCGCGCTCTCGGTGCAGAGCCTCGTTCGAACGGTCTACCTCGCGATGCGCGACCCCGTCATCCTCGGGACCGCTCGGCCGGGATTCAACACGCCGTGGTGGTACGGTATCGCCGTACAGGGTCACGCACTCGGTCTCTTCCTCGGCATCGTCCTCGGCGTCGCGCTCCTCTACCAACGGCGGGAGCGCCCGAGCGCGCTCCGACTATGGACCGGTCTGACCGTTATGGGGACGTCCATGTCGCTGTGGGCGCTCTGGTGGTATCGCGGCGAGAGTACGTACGTCCTCTACCGCGGACTGGGCATCGTCTTCGTCGTTGTGGTCGCGCTGTTGGCCACGCTCGCGGCCCGCGCCAGCGACCGGTCGCTCCCCGCCGTGCCGACTCGCCGCCACGCGTCGGTCGGTCTCGCTTCGATTCTCGTCCTCGGGTGGGCGCTCTGGCGGACGCTCGGCGCGCCCGCCGCCTTCCTCCAGACGGTTCCCATCGCTGGCTACGAAATCAGCGCACTCAGTCTGTTGTTCGGGACCGTGTTCGTCGCTATCTCCGCCGTCGGCGTCGTCAGTTCCGAGAAACCGTTGCTCCCACAGACTGGCATCACGCGCAAGCAGACAGCGTACGTCGCGCTCATGCTCCCGTTGGCGGTGTTCGCCGGAGTCGCAATCCCGGTCAACATGACCGACGTTCAACCGAGCGCCGACGCGCCCGGCGAAGGACCGACTATCGACGTGAACGGCTACACCGTCACGTACGCCGAGAGCGTTCCCAACGAGAAGGTGTCCGTCATCGACGTGTCGCTGTTCGGCGAGACGACGGACGTCCAGACGAGCGGCGTCATCGTGGTCAACCCCGACCGCGAAATCTGGGCGCGGGCCGTCTCGAAGGGGCAACTCGCGTTCACCGGACGGACGGGAATCCGCGTCGGGGGCGTCGGGTGGTCCGAGGTCGTCCGCGTCAACCGAGCGGGGTGGAAGACGGTCCACGGCGAGACGGCGTACCAAGTCTGGCTGAAAGGCCCCGAGATGGAAGGCTGGCGACACACGTTCGCTTCAGACCCAGCGACTGCGGGCCCGACACTCGAACACAAGGACTTCGCGGTGGTCCCCCAGAACGGGAAGTTCTTCCTTCGTCTCTCGGAGAACAACTCCACCGTGGCGACTGCCCCCATGCCTGCCAAGGGCGAGAACGTGACCATCGAAGGCATCGAGTTCGAACGGAAGGGCAAGCAACTGTTCGCCGAGACGAACGGCACTCGGATCCGAGTCGCGGCGAAAGAGAGCTATCGCTGA
- the dph2 gene encoding diphthamide biosynthesis enzyme Dph2, producing the protein MSQESEYSEGDLRKTGMSLKHDREWDYELDRIVEAVEERDATKVGLQFPEGLKRRGPKVADDIRALVPDDVTVMISGQPCYGACDLDTFLMKRTDVFVHFGHSPMKNTDKVIYVPLFSNVDVFPIMEESLEELADPDENPDVGLVTTAQHMNRFEEMKDWLDERGYEVHTRRGDDRLTHEGQVLGCNYASADIDADQVLYVGGGKFHPLGLAMEHPDKNVVIADPVNNVVTIADTEKFLKQRYASVHKAMDAEKWGVIFCTKIGQGRWEQAQEILDDNDDAYLITMDEVTPDRLRNFDMDAFVNTGCPRITTDDGPQFHKPMLTPGEYEIAVGNKPLEDLSFDTFHGTW; encoded by the coding sequence ATGAGCCAAGAGAGCGAGTATAGCGAGGGCGACCTCCGGAAGACCGGCATGTCGCTCAAGCACGACCGGGAGTGGGACTACGAACTCGACAGGATTGTCGAGGCAGTCGAAGAGCGAGACGCCACCAAGGTCGGCTTGCAGTTCCCCGAGGGTCTCAAGCGTCGCGGCCCGAAAGTCGCCGACGACATCCGCGCGCTCGTCCCCGACGACGTGACCGTGATGATTTCCGGCCAGCCCTGTTACGGGGCTTGTGACCTCGACACCTTCCTGATGAAGCGCACCGACGTGTTCGTCCACTTCGGCCACTCGCCGATGAAGAACACGGACAAGGTCATCTACGTCCCGCTGTTCTCGAACGTGGACGTCTTCCCCATCATGGAGGAGTCGCTGGAGGAACTCGCGGACCCAGACGAAAATCCCGACGTCGGTCTCGTGACGACCGCCCAGCACATGAACCGCTTCGAAGAGATGAAAGACTGGCTGGACGAGCGCGGCTACGAAGTCCACACTCGCCGGGGCGACGACCGCCTGACCCACGAGGGGCAGGTCCTCGGTTGTAACTACGCCAGCGCCGACATCGACGCCGACCAAGTGCTGTACGTCGGCGGCGGGAAGTTCCACCCGCTCGGCCTTGCAATGGAGCATCCCGACAAGAACGTCGTCATCGCCGACCCCGTGAACAACGTCGTGACGATTGCAGATACAGAAAAGTTCCTCAAGCAACGCTACGCCTCGGTCCACAAGGCGATGGACGCCGAAAAGTGGGGCGTGATCTTCTGTACGAAAATCGGCCAAGGTCGCTGGGAGCAGGCCCAAGAAATTCTGGACGACAACGACGACGCTTACCTCATCACCATGGACGAGGTGACACCTGACCGTCTGCGCAACTTCGACATGGACGCGTTCGTGAATACGGGGTGCCCACGCATCACGACCGACGACGGCCCGCAGTTCCACAAGCCGATGCTCACGCCCGGCGAGTACGAGATTGCGGTCGGCAACAAGCCACTCGAAGACTTGAGCTTCGATACCTTCCACGGGACTTGGTAA
- a CDS encoding YlbF family regulator, whose translation MSIETEADGETTNLSRLEELGSELGERIAESTEYQQFEEAKEAVENDAEAQERVKEFEQLRQEFMLARQTGEATQEDVEKVREAQEDLHELPVMAEYMEAQDELESTLEAVNEAISEPLAVDFGEQGGGCCQE comes from the coding sequence ATGAGCATCGAGACCGAAGCCGACGGCGAGACCACGAACCTGAGCCGACTCGAAGAACTCGGCAGCGAACTCGGCGAGCGCATCGCCGAGTCTACGGAGTACCAGCAGTTCGAGGAAGCGAAGGAGGCCGTCGAGAACGACGCCGAAGCGCAGGAGCGAGTCAAGGAGTTCGAGCAACTGCGACAGGAGTTCATGCTCGCGCGCCAGACCGGCGAGGCGACACAGGAGGACGTAGAGAAGGTCCGCGAAGCGCAGGAAGACCTCCACGAACTGCCGGTGATGGCCGAGTACATGGAAGCACAGGACGAACTCGAATCGACGCTCGAAGCCGTCAACGAGGCTATCTCGGAACCGCTCGCGGTGGACTTCGGCGAGCAGGGCGGCGGTTGCTGTCAGGAATAG
- a CDS encoding DNA-directed RNA polymerase subunit L — MELRVIEKEDDELSIEIGGEDHTFMNVLKGALLERDGVAAATYDVNPEQSGGQTEPILTIKSEDGSDPLDELEGAAGDLRDMTDDFREQYQNAA, encoded by the coding sequence ATGGAACTACGGGTCATCGAGAAGGAGGACGACGAACTCTCCATCGAAATCGGCGGCGAGGACCACACCTTCATGAACGTACTGAAGGGCGCGCTCCTCGAACGCGACGGCGTCGCCGCGGCGACGTACGACGTGAACCCCGAGCAGTCCGGCGGCCAGACGGAACCGATTCTCACCATCAAATCCGAAGACGGCTCGGACCCCCTCGACGAACTCGAAGGGGCCGCGGGCGACCTGCGGGACATGACCGACGACTTCCGCGAGCAGTACCAGAACGCCGCGTAG